A single window of Sparus aurata chromosome 12, fSpaAur1.1, whole genome shotgun sequence DNA harbors:
- the rabepk gene encoding rab9 effector protein with kelch motifs, producing the protein MEFLPVLEPLDKPKEGIWYSLIPRGSAPGVSVGHTCTFISSEEERRGRIVIVGGANPSGSFSESHAINLDNHEWDIPEWEGLDSRYEHCSFVPESCPQSLWVFGGAQQSGNRNCIQNLQLTDSGSRWKNVVVHGKPPSPRTYHTNSACLGDRLYVFSGGEAGAAPVSDPKLHVFDTASSTWSQPETQGRHPPARHGHVIIAVGSKIYIHGGMAGDKFHNDMYFLDTRSMKWEKVQIKGDIPPGVAAHSAVAQDKNIYIFGGLTADGASNSMYRFNTVKCRWILMKFEGDMPPNRLDHSMCLLPWKVCVEGNRGEEQASSPAASETITLAFVFGGMDTQGVIYNDCIVTVVT; encoded by the exons ATGGAGTTTCTCCCAGTGCTTGAACCTCTAGATAAACCCAAAGAAGGAATATG GTACTCTTTGATACCGAGGGGAAGTGCTCCGGGTGTTAGTGTGGGTCATACCTGCACCTTTATTTCATctgaagaggaaagaagagggagaaTTGTTATTGTTGGTGGAGCCAATCCCAGTGGAAGTTTCTCTGAGTCTCATGCCATAAATTTAG ATAATCATGAATGGGACATCCCAGAGTGGGAGGGTTTGGACTCACGGTATGAACACTGCAGCTTTGTGCCAGAGAGCTGTCCCCAAAGCCTGTGGGTGTTTGGAGGGGCACAGCAGAGCGGCAATCGCAATTGTATCCAGAATTTGCAGCTAACAG ACAGTGGGTCTCGCTGGAAGAATGTAGTGGTGCATGGCAAACCCCCCAGTCCCAGGACATACCACACCAACTCAGCCTGCCTAGGTGACAGACTGTATGTCTTCTCTGGTGGGGAAGCAGGAGCTGCACCTGTTTCAGACCCCAAACTTCATGTCTTTGACACAG CATCTTCCACTTGGTCCCAGCCAGAAACACAAGGCAGACACCCACCAGCCAGACATGGCCATGTTATCATAGCAGTGGGATCAAAGATCTACATTCATGGAGGCATGGCTGGGGACAAATTCCACAACGATATGTACTTTCTTGACACAA GGAGCATGAAGTGGGAAAAAGTGCAGATCAAAGGAGACATTCCACCTGGAGTAGCAGCCCACTCAGCTGTGGCGCAGGACAAGAATATCTACATTTTCGGGGGGCTGACTGCAGACGGAGCCAGCAACTCCATGTACAGATTCAACACAG TCAAATGTAGATGGATCCTCATGAAGTTTGAAGGGGACATGCCACCCAACCGCCTAGACCACTCCATGTGTTTATTGCCATGGAAGGTGTGTGTTGAGGGGAATAGAGGTGAGGAGCAAGCCAGCAGCCCAGCAGCCTCAGAGACAATAACTCTGGCCTTTGTGTTTGGAGGGATGGACACACAGGGTGTCATTTATAATGACTGTATTGTCACTGTCGTGACCTGA